Proteins encoded together in one Bradyrhizobium sp. PSBB068 window:
- a CDS encoding LysR family transcriptional regulator → MFDLSQLRCFVTVAEELHFGRAAARLNMTQPPLSRQIQVLEHIIDAPLLERTSRSVRLTPAGRSFLPEARRILKLAESASQVARRIALGKTGSLKIGFTAAAAYGFLPDLIAAARSRLPEVDFSLKEMVSGDQFEALTTGQIDAGLLRPPIARPEFASRRVVAEPLLAAIPKKHPLAAVETVSIKDFDDQPFVMYSPYEARYFHDLLVSMFTRADVLPRYVQHLSQIHSILAMVRAGLGVAIVPEAAASLKIADVKLKPLKLRAPVPVELFMVWRRDHENQLLPSLIEIATEIAAPQLRGD, encoded by the coding sequence ATGTTCGACCTGAGCCAGCTCCGCTGTTTCGTCACGGTGGCCGAAGAATTGCACTTCGGCCGCGCCGCGGCACGGCTCAACATGACCCAGCCGCCGCTGAGCCGGCAGATCCAGGTGCTCGAGCACATCATCGACGCGCCGCTCTTGGAACGCACCAGCCGTTCGGTGCGGCTGACCCCGGCGGGCCGCAGCTTCCTGCCCGAGGCGCGGCGCATCCTGAAGCTCGCGGAATCCGCATCGCAGGTCGCCCGCCGCATCGCACTCGGCAAAACCGGCTCGCTCAAGATCGGCTTCACCGCGGCGGCGGCCTACGGCTTCCTGCCCGACCTGATTGCAGCCGCCCGCTCCCGCCTGCCTGAAGTCGATTTTTCGCTGAAGGAGATGGTCTCCGGCGATCAGTTCGAGGCGCTGACCACCGGCCAGATCGATGCCGGCCTGCTGCGCCCGCCGATCGCACGGCCGGAATTCGCAAGCCGCCGCGTCGTCGCCGAACCGCTGCTCGCCGCGATCCCGAAGAAGCATCCGCTGGCGGCGGTCGAGACCGTCAGCATCAAGGATTTCGACGACCAGCCGTTCGTGATGTACTCGCCCTACGAGGCGCGCTACTTTCACGATCTGCTGGTGTCGATGTTCACCCGCGCCGACGTGCTGCCGCGCTATGTCCAGCACCTCAGCCAGATCCATTCGATCCTCGCGATGGTGCGCGCCGGGCTCGGCGTCGCCATCGTGCCGGAGGCCGCCGCCAGCCTCAAGATCGCGGACGTCAAGCTGAAGCCGCTGAAGCTGCGCGCGCCGGTGCCGGTCGAGTTGTTCATGGTGTGGCGGCGCGATCACGAGAACCAGCTGCTGCCGTCATTGATCGAGATCGCAACCGAAATCGCAGCGCCGCAGCTGCGCGGCGATTGA
- a CDS encoding ABC transporter permease, with the protein MKRYGTLGTIGWQVLICAIVLSVWQWGYDLRAKLPWLVPDLLDPYFISKPSMIFDNFLIQSCLTSKLGVFNGWFNGEFGKCLARNENNLWAATAITLKNTFFGFVTGVVSGFVAGLILGRSDRLSAIFQPFITAVNSIPRIALAPIIVLAFGIGDMSKIVTSWIVVVFLVFFNTFEGARSIDEGFTNAARLLGASEWQITRTVVIPSTMAWVFASLTPAISFALIGVIVGEFIGAERGIGRLIIESEARGEASGMMVAVVVLMLVGVVLSAMIWRLQAYLLRWQRQRSTE; encoded by the coding sequence ATGAAGAGGTATGGCACGCTCGGCACGATCGGCTGGCAGGTCCTGATCTGCGCCATCGTGCTGTCGGTCTGGCAATGGGGCTACGACCTGCGCGCAAAGCTGCCTTGGCTCGTGCCCGATTTGCTCGATCCGTATTTCATCTCGAAGCCGTCGATGATCTTCGACAACTTCCTGATCCAGAGCTGCCTGACCTCGAAGCTCGGCGTCTTCAACGGCTGGTTCAACGGCGAGTTCGGAAAATGCCTGGCGCGCAACGAGAACAATCTCTGGGCGGCGACGGCGATCACGCTGAAGAACACCTTCTTCGGCTTCGTCACCGGCGTGGTCTCTGGCTTCGTCGCCGGGCTGATCCTCGGGCGGTCGGATCGTCTGAGCGCGATCTTCCAGCCGTTCATCACCGCAGTGAATTCGATCCCGCGGATCGCGCTGGCGCCGATCATCGTGCTGGCGTTCGGGATCGGCGACATGTCGAAGATCGTGACGTCGTGGATCGTCGTCGTGTTCCTGGTGTTCTTCAACACCTTCGAGGGCGCGCGCTCGATCGACGAGGGCTTCACCAATGCCGCGCGGCTGCTCGGCGCCAGCGAGTGGCAGATCACCCGCACCGTGGTGATCCCCTCGACGATGGCCTGGGTGTTCGCCTCGCTGACGCCTGCGATCTCGTTTGCGCTGATCGGCGTGATCGTCGGCGAATTCATCGGCGCCGAGCGCGGCATCGGGCGCCTCATCATCGAGTCCGAGGCGCGCGGGGAAGCGTCGGGCATGATGGTCGCAGTGGTGGTGCTGATGCTGGTCGGCGTCGTGCTCTCGGCGATGATCTGGCGGCTGCAGGCCTATTTGCTGCGCTGGCAGCGGCAGCGCAGCACCGAATAG
- the gudD gene encoding glucarate dehydratase, giving the protein MIQDSIRSGFAGAPVVTAMEVIPVAGRDGMLLNLSGAHAPFFTRNLVILTDNSGHTGVGEVPGGEKIRKTLEDARDLVVGQTIGACNNILASMRQTFADRDAGGRGKQTFDLRVTIHAVTAVECALLDLLGQHLNLPVAALLGEGQQRASVETLGYLFFVGDRRKTSLPYVDGETGKADWFNLRHQVAMTPEAIVRLAEATQAHYGFADFKLKGGVLAGEQEIEAVTAIAKRFPKARVTLDPNGAWSLDEAIRLCSNMHGVLAYAEDPCGAEAGFSGREIMAEFRRATGLPTATNMIATDWRQLSHALRLGAVDIPLADPHFWTMQGSVRVAQTCRDNGLTWGSHSNNHFDISLAMFTHVGAAAPGKVTAIDTHWIWQDGQALTKEPLQIRDGKIAIPDRPGLGIELDRGAIEAANALYRQYGLGARDDALAMQFLIPGWTFDDKRPCLVR; this is encoded by the coding sequence ATGATTCAAGACTCGATCCGCAGCGGCTTTGCCGGCGCCCCCGTCGTCACGGCGATGGAAGTGATCCCGGTCGCCGGCCGCGACGGCATGCTCCTCAATCTGAGCGGCGCGCACGCGCCGTTCTTCACCCGCAACCTCGTCATCCTCACCGACAATTCCGGCCACACCGGTGTCGGCGAGGTGCCGGGCGGTGAGAAGATCCGCAAGACGCTGGAAGATGCCCGCGACCTGGTCGTCGGCCAGACCATCGGCGCCTGCAACAACATCCTGGCCTCGATGCGCCAGACCTTCGCCGACCGCGACGCCGGCGGCCGCGGCAAGCAGACCTTTGACCTCCGCGTCACCATCCATGCGGTGACCGCGGTGGAGTGCGCGCTGCTCGATCTGCTCGGCCAGCATCTCAATCTCCCGGTCGCCGCATTGCTCGGCGAAGGCCAGCAGCGTGCCAGCGTCGAGACGCTCGGTTATCTCTTCTTCGTCGGCGACCGGCGGAAGACCAGCCTGCCCTACGTCGACGGCGAGACCGGCAAGGCGGACTGGTTCAACCTGCGCCATCAGGTAGCGATGACGCCGGAGGCGATCGTGCGCCTCGCCGAGGCGACGCAGGCGCATTACGGCTTCGCCGATTTCAAGCTCAAGGGCGGCGTGCTCGCGGGCGAGCAGGAGATCGAAGCCGTCACCGCGATTGCAAAACGCTTTCCCAAGGCGCGCGTCACGCTCGACCCGAACGGCGCCTGGTCGCTGGATGAAGCGATCCGGCTGTGCAGCAACATGCATGGCGTGCTCGCCTATGCCGAGGACCCCTGCGGCGCCGAGGCCGGCTTCTCCGGCCGCGAGATCATGGCCGAGTTCCGCCGCGCCACCGGGCTGCCGACCGCCACCAACATGATCGCGACCGACTGGCGCCAGCTCTCGCATGCACTGCGGTTAGGGGCGGTCGATATTCCGCTCGCCGATCCGCATTTCTGGACCATGCAGGGTTCGGTGCGGGTGGCGCAGACCTGCCGCGACAACGGCCTGACCTGGGGTTCGCACTCCAACAACCATTTCGACATTTCGCTGGCGATGTTCACCCATGTCGGCGCCGCCGCGCCCGGCAAGGTGACGGCGATCGACACCCACTGGATCTGGCAGGACGGCCAGGCGTTGACCAAGGAACCGCTGCAGATCAGGGACGGCAAGATCGCGATCCCGGATCGGCCGGGCCTCGGCATCGAGCTCGATCGCGGTGCCATCGAGGCGGCCAACGCGCTATACAGGCAGTATGGTCTCGGTGCCCGTGACGACGCGCTGGCCATGCAATTCCTGATCCCGGGCTGGACCTTCGACGACAAGCGTCCTTGCCTCGTGCGCTAA
- the garD gene encoding galactarate dehydratase, translating into MDQSIGAQEQPRFIKLNARDNVAIVVNDFGLPKGSRFACGLTLRAFVPQGHKTALTDIAEGAPIIRYGEVIGHALSPILAGEWVDEARIRMPDAPPLDQLEISTAVPPALPPLEGFTFEGFRNPDGSVGTKNILGISSSVQCVKGTMEYAVKRIRAELLPKYPNVDDVVPLTHAYGCGVAITAPDAVVPIRTLQNLALNPNFGGEILVVGLGCEKLAPERLVPEGVSDAIVRMQDEAFDGFGAIVDAIMTQAEARLKVLNARKRETCPAADLVIGLQCGGSDAFSGVTANPAVGFAADLLVRSGATVMFSEVTEVRDAIQLLTRRAVNEDVGHALIREMAWYDAYLARGGADRSANTTPGNKKGGLANIVEKSLGSIVKSGSGPIAGVLSPGEKARQKGMLFAATPASDFICGTLQLASGMTLQVFTTGRGTPYGLAAAPVIKVATRSELARRWKDLIDFDAGCIATGEKTIEETGWDLFRLILDVASGRTKPWSDRWGIHNDLTLFNPAPVT; encoded by the coding sequence ATGGACCAGTCGATCGGCGCGCAGGAGCAGCCCCGCTTCATCAAGCTCAACGCCCGCGACAATGTCGCGATCGTCGTGAATGATTTCGGCCTACCCAAAGGCTCCCGCTTCGCCTGCGGCCTGACCTTGCGCGCCTTCGTGCCGCAGGGGCATAAGACGGCGCTCACAGACATCGCCGAGGGCGCGCCGATCATCCGGTATGGCGAAGTGATCGGCCATGCGCTGTCGCCGATCCTGGCCGGCGAATGGGTCGACGAGGCGCGCATTCGGATGCCCGACGCGCCGCCGCTCGATCAGCTCGAGATATCAACCGCGGTGCCGCCGGCGCTGCCGCCGCTCGAAGGCTTTACGTTCGAGGGCTTTCGCAATCCCGACGGCTCGGTGGGAACGAAGAACATCCTCGGCATCTCCTCGTCAGTGCAATGCGTCAAGGGCACGATGGAATATGCGGTGAAGCGCATCCGCGCCGAGCTGCTGCCGAAATACCCAAACGTCGACGACGTCGTGCCGCTGACCCATGCCTATGGCTGCGGCGTCGCGATCACGGCGCCCGATGCCGTGGTGCCGATCCGAACCCTGCAAAACCTCGCGCTCAATCCGAATTTCGGCGGCGAGATCCTCGTCGTCGGCCTCGGCTGCGAGAAACTTGCGCCGGAACGGCTGGTGCCGGAGGGCGTCAGTGATGCCATCGTGCGGATGCAGGACGAAGCCTTCGACGGCTTCGGCGCGATCGTCGATGCCATCATGACCCAGGCCGAGGCTCGGCTTAAGGTGCTGAATGCCCGCAAGCGCGAGACCTGTCCCGCCGCCGATCTCGTGATCGGCCTGCAATGCGGCGGCAGCGATGCGTTCTCCGGCGTCACTGCGAACCCCGCGGTCGGCTTCGCCGCCGACCTGCTGGTGCGATCAGGCGCGACCGTGATGTTCTCGGAAGTCACCGAGGTGCGCGACGCGATCCAGCTGCTGACCCGCCGCGCCGTCAACGAGGATGTCGGCCATGCGCTGATCCGCGAGATGGCCTGGTACGACGCCTATCTTGCCCGCGGCGGCGCCGATCGCAGCGCCAACACCACGCCGGGCAACAAGAAGGGCGGACTTGCCAACATCGTCGAGAAATCGCTGGGCTCGATCGTCAAGTCGGGCTCCGGCCCGATTGCGGGTGTGTTGTCGCCCGGCGAGAAGGCGCGGCAGAAGGGCATGTTGTTCGCAGCGACGCCCGCCAGCGACTTCATCTGCGGCACCCTGCAGCTCGCCTCCGGCATGACCTTGCAGGTGTTCACCACCGGCCGCGGCACGCCCTATGGCCTTGCCGCCGCCCCGGTCATCAAGGTCGCGACCCGCAGCGAGCTGGCGCGGCGCTGGAAGGACCTGATCGATTTCGACGCCGGCTGCATCGCGACCGGCGAGAAGACCATCGAGGAAACCGGCTGGGACCTGTTCCGCCTGATCCTCGACGTCGCGAGCGGACGCACCAAGCCATGGTCGGACCGCTGGGGCATCCACAACGATCTGACGTTGTTCAACCCGGCGCCGGTGACCTAA
- a CDS encoding aldehyde dehydrogenase family protein — translation MTAHQKNFIAGEWVDGTSITRDINPSNTKDVVGEYAKADKAQTEKAIAAAKAAFPAWARSTPQERFDALTKISVEILARKEELGRLLAREEGKTLPEGIGEVARAGQIFAFFAGEALRLMGEKGASVRPGLDVEITREPVGVAGMITPWNFPIAIPAWKIAPALCYGNAVVFKPAELVPGSAHALSEIIARSGIPAGVFNLVVGSGSVVGQTLLDHPDVAAISFTGSVQTGRKIAQACVLSNPMKKFQLEMGGKNPLVVLDDADVKVAVEVAVNGAYFSTGQRCTASSRLIVTAGIHDRFVEAMTERMKGLSVDDALKSGVHVGPVVDQSQLDQDLRYIKIGQDEGARLHWGGELLNRETPGFYLQPALFTGATNQMRIAREEIFGPVACVIRAKDYEEALAISNDTEFGLASGICTTSLKYASHYKRNSEAGMVMVNLPTAGVDYHVPFGGRKGSSYGAREQGSYAREFYTTVKTAYTFPG, via the coding sequence ATGACCGCTCACCAGAAGAACTTCATCGCCGGCGAATGGGTCGACGGAACCAGCATCACGCGGGACATCAATCCCTCCAACACCAAGGACGTGGTCGGCGAATACGCCAAGGCCGACAAGGCACAGACCGAAAAGGCGATCGCCGCGGCGAAGGCCGCCTTCCCGGCCTGGGCGCGCTCGACGCCGCAGGAGCGCTTCGACGCGCTGACCAAAATCTCCGTCGAAATCCTCGCCCGCAAGGAAGAGCTCGGCCGCCTGCTGGCGCGCGAGGAAGGCAAGACGCTACCCGAAGGCATCGGCGAGGTGGCGCGTGCCGGGCAGATCTTCGCATTCTTCGCCGGTGAGGCGCTGCGGCTGATGGGCGAGAAGGGCGCATCGGTGCGTCCGGGTCTCGATGTCGAGATCACCCGCGAGCCGGTCGGCGTCGCCGGCATGATCACACCGTGGAATTTCCCGATCGCGATCCCGGCCTGGAAGATCGCCCCCGCGCTGTGCTACGGCAACGCGGTGGTGTTCAAGCCGGCCGAACTCGTCCCGGGCTCAGCGCATGCGCTGTCCGAGATCATCGCGCGTTCCGGCATTCCGGCCGGGGTCTTCAACCTCGTGGTCGGCTCGGGCTCGGTGGTCGGCCAGACGCTCCTGGATCATCCCGACGTCGCCGCGATCTCCTTCACCGGCTCGGTGCAGACCGGCCGCAAGATCGCGCAGGCCTGCGTGCTGTCCAATCCGATGAAGAAATTCCAGCTCGAGATGGGCGGCAAGAACCCGCTGGTCGTGCTCGACGATGCCGACGTCAAGGTCGCGGTCGAGGTCGCCGTCAACGGCGCCTATTTCTCGACCGGCCAGCGCTGCACGGCCTCCTCGCGCCTGATCGTCACCGCAGGCATTCATGACCGCTTCGTCGAGGCGATGACCGAGCGCATGAAGGGTCTCTCGGTCGACGACGCGCTGAAGAGCGGCGTGCATGTCGGCCCGGTGGTCGACCAGAGCCAGCTCGATCAGGACCTCCGCTACATCAAGATCGGTCAGGACGAAGGCGCCCGGCTGCATTGGGGCGGCGAACTCCTGAACCGCGAGACGCCCGGCTTCTATCTGCAGCCGGCGCTGTTCACGGGCGCAACCAACCAGATGCGCATCGCCCGTGAGGAGATATTCGGCCCGGTCGCCTGCGTGATCCGCGCCAAGGACTATGAGGAAGCGCTGGCGATCTCCAACGACACCGAGTTCGGCCTCGCCTCCGGTATCTGCACCACGAGCCTGAAATACGCCTCGCATTACAAGCGCAACAGCGAGGCCGGCATGGTGATGGTCAATCTGCCGACCGCCGGCGTCGACTATCACGTGCCGTTCGGCGGCCGCAAAGGCTCGAGCTACGGCGCGCGCGAACAGGGCTCCTACGCCCGTGAGTTCTACACCACGGTGAAGACGGCTTACACGTTCCCGGGTTGA
- a CDS encoding ABC transporter substrate-binding protein — protein sequence MPDVAMPHISRRSALTVIAAGGATLASGRAWAQATPGRAIYPVAVPVYQTQFVADRIGYFKEAGLDCKLVQGGSGVKTREIIASSQGDIGIGDVTHPMQLTNHGRAARVLLPVDTRSSSVMFILRKDLKEQGINSLEAFAQWKRPDGRKPIVSVSSLGGTNHVWASYYMETMGLDDKVTWIGTGNVDTMLGSLKSKQVDILVSSLSLLNEAQQQGWGELLFDGTDEAIWNKHIGGKVPVTAHFTLQATIDKDPAKMQAFVTALWRASQWIKTHKPTEIYDAIEPYVGSTSREANLLEITAIQKVADYEGSIDAASFARGEKVWFREMTGIKPLKIADVVNSNLIDAARKAYPG from the coding sequence ATGCCTGATGTCGCCATGCCCCACATTTCGCGGCGTTCGGCCCTGACGGTGATCGCCGCCGGCGGTGCGACGCTGGCGAGCGGACGGGCATGGGCACAGGCGACCCCGGGCCGCGCGATCTATCCGGTCGCGGTGCCGGTCTATCAGACCCAGTTCGTCGCGGACCGTATCGGCTACTTCAAGGAGGCCGGGCTCGACTGCAAGCTGGTGCAGGGCGGCAGCGGCGTGAAGACCCGCGAGATCATCGCCTCGTCGCAGGGCGATATCGGCATCGGCGACGTCACCCACCCGATGCAGCTGACCAATCACGGCCGCGCCGCGCGGGTGCTGCTGCCGGTCGACACCCGGTCGAGCTCGGTGATGTTCATCCTGCGCAAGGATCTGAAAGAGCAGGGCATCAACTCGCTGGAGGCCTTCGCACAATGGAAGCGGCCCGATGGCCGCAAGCCGATCGTCTCGGTCTCCTCGCTCGGCGGCACCAACCATGTCTGGGCGTCCTACTACATGGAAACCATGGGGCTCGACGACAAGGTGACCTGGATCGGCACCGGCAATGTCGACACCATGCTGGGCTCGCTGAAATCGAAGCAGGTCGATATCCTCGTCAGCTCGCTGTCGCTGCTGAACGAGGCGCAGCAGCAGGGCTGGGGCGAACTGCTGTTCGACGGGACCGATGAAGCGATCTGGAACAAGCATATCGGCGGCAAGGTGCCCGTCACGGCGCATTTCACCTTGCAGGCGACCATCGACAAGGACCCTGCCAAGATGCAGGCCTTCGTGACCGCGTTGTGGCGCGCGTCGCAATGGATCAAGACGCACAAGCCGACCGAGATCTACGACGCCATCGAGCCCTATGTCGGCAGCACCTCGCGTGAGGCCAATCTGCTGGAGATCACGGCGATCCAGAAGGTCGCGGACTATGAAGGGTCGATCGACGCCGCGAGTTTTGCGCGCGGCGAGAAGGTCTGGTTCCGCGAGATGACCGGCATCAAGCCGCTCAAGATCGCCGACGTCGTCAACTCGAACCTCATCGACGCGGCACGAAAGGCCTATCCGGGTTGA
- a CDS encoding ABC transporter ATP-binding protein: protein MSALETSATLSPRASAERRVEVKGLSKSFQFAKTTIEAVRDVSFDVRRGEFVALLGPSGSGKSTVLNMIASLIRPTGGEILIDGKRVVPGKATPDVGYVFQRDTLFPWRTVGDNIGYGLELSGVPAQERKERIAECVAQAGLKGFENAYPSALSGGMRQRAALMRTLIVEPQILLMDEPFGALDTHTKIDMHEVLLRIWEREQQTVLFVTHDLGEALTLADRIILFSARPGRIKDMFTVDFDRPRDAVKVRETPHYAELFQHIWHSLGEEFVKGRSA from the coding sequence TTGAGCGCGCTGGAGACAAGCGCAACCCTATCGCCGCGCGCCTCGGCCGAGCGCCGCGTCGAAGTCAAGGGCCTGAGCAAGTCGTTCCAGTTCGCGAAGACCACGATCGAGGCCGTGCGCGATGTATCTTTCGATGTGCGCCGCGGCGAGTTCGTGGCGCTGCTTGGACCGTCGGGCTCCGGCAAGAGCACCGTGCTCAACATGATCGCCTCGCTGATCCGCCCAACCGGCGGCGAGATCCTGATCGATGGCAAGCGCGTCGTTCCCGGCAAAGCGACACCTGATGTCGGCTACGTCTTCCAGCGCGATACGCTGTTTCCGTGGCGGACCGTCGGCGACAATATCGGCTACGGGCTGGAGCTGTCGGGCGTGCCGGCTCAGGAACGGAAGGAGCGCATCGCCGAATGCGTTGCGCAGGCCGGGCTCAAGGGATTTGAGAATGCCTATCCGTCGGCGCTGTCGGGCGGCATGCGGCAGCGCGCGGCGCTGATGCGCACCCTGATCGTCGAGCCGCAGATCCTGTTGATGGACGAGCCGTTCGGCGCGCTCGACACCCACACCAAGATCGACATGCACGAGGTGCTGCTGCGGATCTGGGAGCGCGAGCAGCAGACCGTGCTGTTCGTGACCCACGATCTCGGCGAGGCGCTGACCCTCGCTGACCGCATCATCCTGTTCTCGGCGCGGCCAGGCCGGATCAAGGACATGTTTACGGTCGATTTCGATCGCCCGCGCGATGCGGTGAAGGTGCGCGAGACACCGCATTATGCCGAGCTGTTCCAGCATATCTGGCACTCGCTCGGCGAGGAATTCGTCAAGGGCCGCAGCGCATGA
- a CDS encoding MFS transporter has translation MSAIVSATDARRSRVRLLIVTMLFLVTTVNYADRATLSIAGTALSKELHLDPVAMGYVFSAFGWSYVIAQVPCGWLLDRYGSKWVYAISIIVWSIFTAMQGLVGFLSAGAAVVLLFGLRFLVGIAEAPSFPANARIVASWFPGNERGTASAFFNSGQYFATVIFAPLMGWIAHEHGWRHVFYVMGGLGIVMGIAWIKTIYEPKDHPGINEAEFDYIKQGGALVDMDAAKAGKTQDSGPGWDHIRQLLANRMMLGVYIGQYCINTLTYFFLTWFPVYLVKERGLSILQAGFVATLPALCGFIGGVLGGVISDYILRRTGSLTMARKIPIVGGMLLSMVINGCNYVDSQALVIGFMALAFFGKGIGALGWAVVSDTSPKEAGGVSGGLFNTFGNLSSITTPIIIGYIFAATGSFNSALVFVGANALVAAIAYLFIVGEIKRVQLKAA, from the coding sequence ATGAGCGCAATTGTGTCCGCCACGGATGCGCGGCGATCCCGTGTCCGGCTGTTGATCGTGACGATGCTGTTTCTCGTCACCACCGTGAACTATGCCGATCGCGCCACGCTCTCGATCGCCGGCACCGCCCTCTCCAAGGAACTGCATCTCGACCCCGTCGCGATGGGTTACGTGTTTTCTGCCTTCGGCTGGTCCTATGTGATCGCCCAGGTGCCGTGCGGCTGGCTGCTCGATCGCTACGGCTCCAAATGGGTCTATGCGATCAGCATCATCGTCTGGTCGATCTTCACCGCGATGCAGGGCCTGGTCGGGTTCCTCTCCGCCGGCGCGGCCGTGGTGCTGCTGTTCGGGTTGCGCTTCCTGGTCGGCATCGCCGAGGCGCCGTCGTTTCCGGCCAATGCCCGCATCGTCGCCTCCTGGTTCCCAGGCAATGAGCGCGGCACGGCGTCGGCCTTCTTCAATTCCGGACAGTATTTCGCGACCGTGATCTTCGCGCCGCTGATGGGCTGGATCGCCCATGAGCATGGCTGGCGCCACGTGTTCTACGTGATGGGTGGGCTCGGCATCGTCATGGGCATCGCCTGGATCAAGACGATCTACGAGCCGAAGGACCATCCCGGGATCAACGAGGCCGAGTTCGACTACATCAAGCAGGGCGGCGCGCTGGTCGACATGGATGCGGCGAAGGCTGGCAAGACGCAGGACAGCGGCCCCGGCTGGGACCACATCCGCCAGTTGCTCGCCAACCGCATGATGCTCGGCGTCTATATCGGCCAGTACTGCATCAACACGCTGACCTATTTCTTCCTGACCTGGTTCCCGGTCTACCTGGTGAAGGAGCGCGGGCTCTCGATCCTGCAGGCCGGCTTCGTCGCGACCTTGCCGGCGCTGTGCGGTTTCATCGGCGGCGTGCTCGGCGGCGTGATCTCGGACTACATCCTGCGTCGTACCGGCTCGCTGACCATGGCGCGCAAGATCCCGATCGTCGGCGGCATGCTGCTGTCGATGGTAATCAACGGCTGCAACTACGTCGACAGCCAGGCGCTGGTGATCGGGTTCATGGCGCTCGCCTTCTTTGGCAAGGGCATCGGCGCGCTCGGCTGGGCCGTGGTCTCCGACACTTCACCGAAGGAAGCCGGCGGCGTCTCCGGCGGACTGTTCAACACCTTCGGCAATCTGTCCTCGATCACCACGCCGATCATCATCGGCTACATCTTCGCCGCCACCGGCTCGTTCAACAGCGCATTGGTGTTCGTCGGCGCCAACGCGCTGGTCGCCGCGATCGCCTATCTCTTCATCGTCGGCGAGATCAAACGGGTACAGCTGAAGGCGGCCTGA
- the kdgD gene encoding 5-dehydro-4-deoxyglucarate dehydratase produces MSKMTPREMAAKIGGGLLSFPVTPFNADYSFDEATYRANMDWLCGYDVAGLFAAGGTGEFFSLTPAEVPHVVKIAVEETKGRVPVLAGTGYGTAIAREIAIGAEKAGADGLLLLPPYLTHAEQDGLAAHVEAICSSVKIGVIVYNRDNAVLQPDTLARLCERCPNLVGYKDGIGDIELMTRVYTKLGDRLTYIGGLPTAETFALPYLDMGVTTYSSAVFNFVPEFATQFYAAVRRRDHQTIHAGLKDFILPLIAIRNRKKGYAVSIIKAGMKVIGRNSGPVRPPLTDLTEQEIAELAALVAKLPQATSRQAAE; encoded by the coding sequence ATGAGCAAGATGACCCCTCGGGAGATGGCCGCGAAGATCGGCGGCGGACTCCTGTCTTTTCCCGTGACCCCGTTCAACGCGGATTACTCGTTCGACGAGGCGACCTATCGCGCCAACATGGACTGGCTGTGCGGCTATGACGTCGCCGGCCTGTTCGCCGCCGGCGGCACCGGCGAGTTCTTCTCGCTGACCCCGGCCGAAGTTCCGCACGTCGTGAAGATCGCGGTCGAGGAGACCAAGGGCCGCGTTCCCGTGCTGGCCGGCACCGGCTACGGCACCGCGATCGCGCGCGAGATCGCCATCGGAGCCGAGAAGGCAGGCGCCGATGGCCTCTTGCTGCTACCGCCCTATCTCACGCATGCCGAGCAGGATGGCCTTGCCGCCCATGTCGAGGCTATTTGCTCGTCGGTGAAGATCGGCGTCATCGTCTACAACCGTGACAATGCGGTCCTGCAGCCCGATACGCTGGCGCGCCTCTGCGAGCGCTGCCCGAATCTCGTCGGCTACAAGGACGGCATCGGCGACATCGAGCTGATGACCCGTGTCTACACCAAGCTCGGCGACCGCCTGACCTATATCGGCGGCCTGCCGACCGCGGAGACCTTCGCACTGCCCTATCTCGACATGGGCGTGACGACGTACTCGTCGGCGGTGTTCAACTTCGTGCCGGAATTCGCCACCCAATTCTACGCCGCGGTGCGCCGGCGCGATCATCAGACCATCCATGCAGGCCTGAAGGATTTCATCCTGCCGCTGATCGCGATACGCAACCGCAAGAAGGGCTATGCGGTGTCGATCATCAAGGCCGGCATGAAGGTGATCGGCCGCAATTCCGGTCCGGTGCGGCCGCCGCTGACCGATCTCACCGAACAGGAGATTGCCGAGCTCGCGGCACTGGTGGCGAAGCTGCCGCAGGCGACGAGCCGGCAGGCCGCGGAATAA